TACAAATCTTCAACTTCTACTGCTGTTTAGTTTCAAATTAGGCAGAGAGTGGCAACTGagggaaagaaaaaggaaagagaaaagtttcttcttttatttatcttattctaTTCTCAAATTGTAGTCCTGAGAAGTGGTTATGGGAGATCAAGAATCAGTTTTTAGTAGTTGTATTGAACGATATCCATTTCGAGTTAACAAGTTTTTAACTCGACAAGGAGGAGCTGCAGGGAGATGCATAATTTCTGGTGAAAAATGGGACATTGAAGCTGGTGTATCGAGGTGTTCCAAAAGGTTCTTTCTATTTGCCCAACTTTTCCTGTTATTTCAGCTGCTAATATCTGGAATTCAGCCAACTTCAGGTGAAGTTTGGGACGGGATAATTATCACTGCAGCAGATTTCCAAGCACTTCAAGCCTTTAAGCAAGAGTTGGTTGATCCAAGAGGGTTCTTGAGAAGCTGGAATGACAGTGGATTTGGAGCTTGTTCTGGTGGTTGGCTTGGTATTAAATGTGCTCAAGGACAAGTCATTGTAATCCAGCTTCCATGGAGAGGTCTAGGTGGAAGAATTACTGAAAAAATTGGTCAATTTCAATCTCTTAGAAAGCTCAGCCTCCATGATAATGTCATTGGTGGTTCAATTCCTTCTAATTTGGGACTCATACCCAATCTTAGAGGACTTCAACTCTTCAACAATAGGTTCTCTGGTTCTATTCCTGCTTCTCTTGGTTTATGCCCTCTTCTTCAAACAATTGATCTCAGCAATAACTCATTATCTGGTACAATTCCAGCTACTCTAGTTAATTCTACTAAGCTTTATAGGCTTAATCTTAGCCACAACTCTGTGTCTGGGTCAATCCCCACAAGTCTCACTCAATCTCCCTCCCTCATTTTCCTAGACCTCCAGTATAACAATCTTTCAGGCCCAATACCAGACTCTTGGGATGGAAATGGAAAAAACCTCTTCCAACTCCTGTCCCTTAAACTTGATCACAACTCCTTCTCTGGAAGCATTCCTGCTTCCTTAGGCAAGTTGAATGAACTTTTTGAGCTTACCCTTAGTCATAATCAAATGACTGGAGTTATCCCAAGTGATATTGGGGGACTCTCTAGGCTTAGAACACTTGATTTGTCTTACAATGCCATTAACGGAAGCTTTTCTGATAGCTTCTTGAATCTATCCTCACTAATGGTCTTGAACTTGGAAAGCAACCAACTTGATAACCAAATCCCAGCAGCCATAAACAATTTGCAAAAACTCTCAACTCTCAACTTGAGGAGTAACCACTTTAGTGGTGATATTCCGGTCACTATTGGAAACATCTTTGCTCTTAGACAACTAGATTTAGCTCATAACAATCTAAGTGAAGAAATCCCAGCTTCTTTAGATAATTTAACAAATCTTAGTGACTTCAATGTCTCATATAACAATTTGTCTGGTCCTGTTCCAACTCATCTAGCTCGGAGATTCAACTCAAGTGCCTTTGTGGGTAATCTTCAGCTATGTGGTTACAGTGTATCAAACCCGTGTCAAATTTCTCCAGCGCCATCCCCTGAAACGCCAAAAAGACGAGGTCATAAACTAAGTACTAAGGACATCATTCTCATAGCGGGAGGGGCACTTCTCATAATCTTGGCTCTGCTATGTTGCATTCTCCTATGCTGCTTGATCAGGAAAAGATCTGTGGCTAAAGCAGGGAAGGATGGCCAAGCCACCAGTAGGGAGGCTGCAGCAGCTAGAGGTGAAAAGGGTGTTCTGCCAACTGCTGGAGAAGTTGAAGCAGCAGGAGATACAGGAGGAAAGCTTGTCCATTTTGATGGACCTATTGTATTCACAGCAGATGATCTTCTATGTGCAACCGCTGAAATAATGGGAAAGAGCACTTATGGTACAGTGTACAAGGCCACGTTAGAGGATGGTGATCAAGTTGCTGTGAAAAGATTGAGAGAGAAGATTACAAGAGGTCAAAGGGAATTTGAGAATGAAGTCAATATTCTTGGAAAGATCAGGCACCCAAATCTTCTTGCCCTTAGAGCATATTACATGGGTCCCAAAGGGGAGAAACTTCTTGTTTTTGACTACATGCCTAAGGGAAGCCTGGCAACTTTTCTTCATGGTAAGCATAGATCAGTTTTCCATTTTAGTTCTGGCTTGCTCTTATTTGTGAAACTCAGACTTAAATCTGCTATTCTTTGCAGCTCGCGGTCCTGATACACCAATTGATTGGGCAACACGGATGAGAATAGCAAAGGGTACGTCAAGGGGACTGCTCTTCCTTCATACAAATGTCAATATCATTCACGGGAATCTTACATCTAGCAATGTTTTACTTGATGACAACACAAATGCAAAGATTGCAGATTATGGTCTTTCGCGCCTTATGACTGCTGCTGCAAATGCAAATGTGATTGCAACTGCTGGAGCACTAGGCTATAGGGCACCTGagctttcaaaactcaaaaaagcAAACACGAAGACAGATGCATACAGCCTTGGTGTTATTATACTGGAACTTCTAACCGGGAAGTCTCCAGGAGAAGCAATGAATGGAGTGGATTTGCCCCAGTGGGTTGCATCAATTGTGAAAGAGGAGTGGACTAATGAGGTGTTTGATTTAGAACTAATGAGGGATGCATCCGTTATCGGTGATGAATTACTGAATACCCTGAAATTGGCTTTGCACTGTGTTGATCCATCGCCATCAGCTCGACCAGAAGTTCAGCAAGTTCTCCAGCAACTAGAAGAAATTAGACCTGAAACAGCCACCAGTTCTGGGGGTGACAGTGCTGCAGCTGCCTCAGTAAGCGATGACTAAATACTAGATTTCTTATCTAAGTAATTTTTAGGCAAGTGTTAGGTGCCCACTATTCTTTCATTCTTGAATTAGGTTGGTCCAGAAAGTGATTTTGTTCTTCTACTGTGTAGATATCTACTCGTGTGTGCGCgctattttgttttcttattttgagTGGTAATTCATCCTcctagtttccatattttttttgtcCTAGAGGACGTTAACACAAGATACTTGCTTTTCTTCACATTCTACTGGCGTAACTAAAAATTGCAAAAGTAAAATCTACATGCAATAGAGACGACAAAAAAAGCAGCATCagccaaatattattttttgaatggtGTATGATGATGCAATAGAGGCAACAAGTTTTACATGAAATTTTTAGGTATAACAGCTTTGCATACAAAGTGCAGCATACCATCCATACTTGGGAGgaaaatattgttattttcaatgttttcgggtacaagaacatgaatacaagttcaagtctcaaaacaagaacacctatgaagttccttaacaccttcaacgcaatattaaaaataatctattcAAGAAGTGTGatatttttcagaaataagatgaaacagaaatgtaaagccaagtccctagacttcacggagtgtccttaaggaataattcccctcactgtacccgaggttatggaattttcctcgcaggataaaatgactttcaatccaacaatagcggtacctcaaattgttggattcgtcgaactcactcaacagatAATGATCACAAGGAGTTTTTAAAGATATGAAGAGTGTTTTGCTATaaaaaaatcatgtctatacctgaggaatatatcaggtatttatagcttTTAATGTGTCCTTTtggaaaggatgcattggttcagtaAAAAGGCACCTATTCACGTCACCTGCGCCTAGTCTGTGCTGGAACTGCGCCTGATCTGCAGCCGCAGGTGACACTGTCCAATTTCAATGGCTACCTGCGCTGGATCTGCACCCGCAGGTCACGCTATTGTGATAACCAATGTGCCTTTCctcgaagggttgcatcccttcgaGATGCGTTGCGTATGCGTTCGCATAGCGTCCGAAATACGCCTGAGAAAAATAATTCTATcatatttttggattaaaatgtCGCTTgtaaaacaagtttcaaataaaattcatctaaaaagatagatctcatcaatcgatcattatataaatccaaatccaaatccgaaacCGACCCGAGCGAGTGACGACAACGACGGtgcgaggcaccaccttgttcttgcctcactatccaagtGGAGCAAGTGTTCCTTATTAAAACACTtaaaagtttccttctcccaccaatgtgggagaattagtgaacttttcatTAAAAGAGTAAACTTTCCATTTTAGTGACTCTATTTCCCTCCAGTatttttcccttcattttttattcacacacacattgaacccaacaatcccccacatgaatagggaatgGCTATCTTTTAAGGAATTTACGGACAAGCATGTGATCATTtagcaaagactaattgcatctggataagtggattttcctttgaacttttcgtagtgaacatgcatcggatgcactcggtcaattggtagatttgatacctttgaaccgttgagctttaatgtacacccaAACAACAcgtgtcacacaaccagccttttaccactTATggttctcatgactttgttcTTTTTAGCCGTGAACACGTCccagtttcatgagagcttaaagAATAGGCATTTACTAACATCTCCTTGAAggggcttccacttcaccctcacataggtgatttctaaatattcaatcctatagattaaactatttggtcaaatctaccaaatttagataatcattaaaagacttttcaccttaagtcttatccctGTTTACTTAACATTGTCTACATAATGAGAATGGGTTCGTATATcaacaatgttgaacctgtcaaacacaatttgtttgatctttttgaacgtagctcttgggatctccagtctcctaggtagagttactgacatgctgacttgtcctaggccttaaacttattcccttggatgtcctctcaactctTTCTCTAgacaggccttttgtaagtggatccgacacattatcttttgacttcacatagttaatagtgataattccactagagagaatttctctaacggtattatgtcttcgtctgatgtgatgagatttatcgttgtacatcatgctccctgccctacctattgccgcttggctatcacaatgtacacatattggtgccactggtttgggccaataaggaatatcttccaaaaaattttggagccattctgctaCATCAGCTATAtccaatgtgataaattcagatttcattgtggagcgagcaatacatgtcggTTTGGATAATTTTCAAAAGACCGCTCCttcaccgatagtaaatacatatccactcgtggattttacttcgttcgattcggtgatccaatttgcatcactatatccttcaagtaccgtaggatatttattataatgcaaagcatagtcttgagtgtatttaagataccccaaaactcttttcattgtcatccaatgagttttgttgggattactcgtgtactgactcaacttactaataacgcatgctatgtctgatcgtgtacaattcatcatatacattaaacatcccaatactcttgcgtactccaattgcgagtcactttctccgtcattctttcgaagtgtgaagctcacatccaatggagtcttagcaataccaaatttcatatacttaaatttgtcaagtaccttttcgatataataaGAATGTGACAATGTCatcccttgtggagttctatggattcttattcctaagatcacatacGTAACTCATGGGTCTTTTATatcgaacttgctctcgagcatccgtttcattgcatttatgttagaaatatctctactaatgataaacatatcatccacatataaacaaacaatgacttggtgatttggagtgtcttttatataaacatatttatcacattcattaatcttgaacccgtttgccaacatggtttggtcaaacttcgcatgtcattgtttaggtgcttgttttagtccataaagtgttTAACAAGTTtatacaccttattttcttttcctggaaccacaaaaccctcaggatgttccatataaatttcttcctccaattctccatttaggaatgttgttttcacattcatttgatagatttcaagatcatatatcGCCGCCAAGGAAATTAATATTAGAATCGATGTTATTCTTGTTActagcgagtatgtatcaaagtaatcaaggcgtTCTTTCTGTTTGAATCCTTTTACTACAtgtcttgtcttgtatttgtcaatagtaccatccgccttcattttccttttgaagatccatttagaacctaaaggtttatttcttggagaaagatcaaccaactctcacgtatggttgcttaagattgaatcaatctcactattaactgcatctttccaaaaggatgagtctgacgacgacatcacttctttaaaagtttgaggctcattttttaagagaaatgttacaaaatttgatccaaacgaagttgacgttctttgacatgtactacatcttgaattctcatcattatgtacattctcacttggttcagctcgaggtcgtttagaccctttactagactgttcatgtctaattttatacggataaatattttcaaagaattcaacattgtctgattcaattaccatattttcattaatatccggatgtttggatttatgaaccaaaaatcgacatgttttactacttttagcatatcctatgaacacgcagtccatcgtcttaggtcttatcttaacccttttaggcatagaaacttggaccttcgctagacacccccacactttgaaatatttcaagttgggttttcttcatttctatttttcataaagaattgattgtgtcttactatggaaaactctattgagtattcggttgaCTGTAACaatagcctccccccacaagcTTTGTGGTAAatctgaacttataagtaagacattcatcatttccttcaaagttcatttttttctttccgcaattcattagattgaggtgaatatgggtccgtcgtttgatggacaatttcattaTCTACACATATTTcagcgaagggagattcatattctctgcccctatcacttcttatagttttgatcttcttctctaactgattttcaacttcagttttgtattgcctaatcgcatctattgcttcatccttactatttagcaagtagatataacaatatctagtgcaatcgtcaataaaagttatgaaatactttttcccaccacgtgatggtgttgacttcatatcacaaatgtcagtgtgtattaagtctaagggattgaaattcctttcaaggGACTTATAtgaatgcttagcatactttgattccacacatgtttgacactttgatttattgcactcaaagtttggcaaaacttctaagttaatcagttttcgcaaagttttataattgacatatcctaaacgttcatgccacaattcattagactcaagcaagaaAGAAGAAgcagaacttttattgatttcaatagtcattacattcattttatataggccctcagtgagataGTCTTTTcttacatacacttctcctttgctgaTTACAATTTTTTCGAAAATAGTTACATATTTGAATCCGTTTTTGTCAAGAaatgatacagaaatcaagttctttcttaactccggtacatacaggacattgttgaatgtcaacactttgcctgaagtcattttcaagcatacttttcctgtttcttctacttttgcagtagcgGAATTAGACATGAAGCTCTTTTCTTCTCCTTGAGTCGGAGCAAACGTTGCaaacaactccttattagcaTAACATgacgggtggcaccagaatctatccaccattcgcgaggattttccaccaagttgTATTCGAAAAACATGGCACACAGATCgtccatttctttcttggactcaaccacatttgcttgatcctttttcttgtcTTTCTTAGGGGCCGGACAATCTGTTGATTTGTggtcaatcttgccacagttgaagcactttctcttgaatttcttcttgggttgattgctttgaTTCCCAGCTTTCTTTCGCTTTTTAGAGTTGTTGTCAttttctacaatgtttgctccattcATTGCAGAATTTCCTCTTGACTTACTTTCCgcagccttattatcttcttcaatgtgcAGTCGTACAATTAgatcttcgactgacatctccttacgtttgtgtttcaaatagttcttgaagcccttccacataggtggtagttttctattattgctgctacttgaaacgcttcattcacgatcaaacctacaataaagtttatgcGAATACTAAGAACAATAGACttgttgtctattattttatattctaggaatcttgcaacgaagaactttttagttccgaCATCCTCAGTCTTGTACTTTCGTTCTAGTGTTCCCCATAACTCTTTTTCTGTCTTTGTTacactatacacattgtaaaggtcatcttggagaccactcaaaatatagttcctgcaaaggaaatcggAGTGTTTTCAAGCCTCCACAATAACAAATCTCTCTTGGTCAGGGGTTTCCTCGGGCACCTCTAGAGCTTCCtcaaatgtgaacctttgaagacaaagagttgtGAGATAAAAAAACATTTTCTGCTGCCATCTTTTGAAATCAATACCCGCAAATTTTTTAGGTTTCACCGCTGGTGTCATAGCTTGCGGAGCATTAGTGCGACTCGTCGTGGCAATGCTAGTTGCCGCCATAGTCATTCCAGCATCATGTACTTGACTACCAatagtcattttcctgtcacaagAAGACAATAactttaatatatcaaaatactattaataaagttgcagcaactttaaacacctcttgtttctagtttaatgatgaagtttttatgacttccaattgtcaaccaagtgatctttaacttgtgatggagattttatttcttcaaactactagttaagttcaaacgaagtagaaagcttaaaactttaatctccagaagTCAAATAATAAAGATTTCGAAagtttattccttaagattgttattttcaatattttcgggtacaagaatctgtatataggcacaacaacttcaacacaagttcaagtctcaaaacaagaacacctatgaagttccttaacaccttcaacacaagattaaaaatacTCTATCCAAGAAGtgcattatttttcaaaaataagatgaaacagaaatgtaaagTCAAGTCCCCCGAcatcacggagtgtccttaaaggaataattcccctcactgtacccgaggttatggaattttcctctcaggataaaatgattttcaatccaacaatagcggtacctcaaattgttggattcatcgaactcactcaacaactaaTGATCACAAGGAGTTTTTGAAGATATGAAGAGTGTTTTGCGGTAAAAAACCGTGTTTATACCTGAGGAAtataggtatttatagcctttaatgtgTCCTTTTGAAAAGGATATATTGGTTCAGCAAAAAGACATCTATTCATTACAGTCACGTCACCTACGCCCAGTCTGTGCTAGACCTGTGCCTAATATGTGGCAGCAGGTGACACTGTCCAATTCCAGTAGCTACCTGCACTGCATTTGCACCCGTAGGTCATGCTATTACGCGAATCAATGTGCCTTTTGCCTCAAAAGGTCGCATCCCTTCGAGATGCGTTTGCATAAATACGCCCACACTCGGAGAAAAATAATTCTATCAggtttttgaattaaaatttcacttgtaaaacaagtttcaaataaaattcgtctaaaaaaatagatctcatcaaacgatcattttccaaatccaaatccaaaccGAGCGAGCAATAGCGGCACGAGGCACcgccttgttcttgcctcactatccaaatGAAGTGTTCCTTATGAAAACACTTaaaaattctcccacattggtgaacTTTCCATTAAAAGAGTAGACTTTCTATTTTAGTGACTATTTCCATATGctatttttccctccattttccattcacacacaTTGAACCCAACAAATATAACATCATGATATCGATTGTATGGATATAAATTTGTTTGAAGTCTTCAAAGGCTTTTCTTATTCCTAGTGTCAGGCTTGAGGCCTTGATGACGTGATCTTTGCTggaactcaacaaataaatatgaGAATCTGACAACTTTGTTAAATGAAAATCCCCACAAGTTATCAATTAACATCTATCCTAAGATATGAACATGTCTCTAAGCTAGTATACAAATAATAAAGTACAATGTCAGAAGGAGAAAGGGAAGGGGGCATAGGGAAACTAAAACAACGCAGAAGCTAAAAGGCCATTTATATACAGCAACTCCTCAGCTACTATGTTTTACATATCCACTTGTTTCCTCTGCAAGAGTCTGCCAAACATTTGCCATCTTCTCTGCATATCCTGCCTGGTAAAGCCCAACATGTTATTTTCTCCAACAAATCTTTTCAACGGAATAGAAGAAACAAGTAAAAGCGGCAACTCTTGCTAGAAAGGAAAATCATTAGTAATAATCAACTGAAAACAGCAAAAGCACAAACTTTGATCCAAGTTCACAGATGACATACCTTATCTAAGAAAAGTTTAAAGGTGACTTTATTCCCAGGCCATGATTTTACCTTGTCACGAGAAAGCTCAAGTGGTTTGCTCATATAATATTTTCTGTGTCCCAGAAATGAACGGATCACAACAATCTGAAGCTAATCATTCTAATACAGATTGTTCAAACTGGAAAGCCAACTACAGCAAAAACAAGAAAGAAGGGATAGAGGAAGGTAATAAATTTGTTTTGAGTTGAATTTGATAATGTATATTGCCCGATTACCAAGTAATCATTGTTATAAACatttcttttcaacttttcccCACAGATGGCAAAAACAACTAATTCCCAATATGTATACCCTCTCTCTCGCATCTAGTGTGGGGCCAGCTTTAAGGGTCTAAGTTCTGTTATCAAATCCCGTGCTACATAATGAATCTTTCACCATCCAGTTTAACAATATGGCTTAATAATGTACTTCAAGTAGTTCTATGAAGCTtgcaaaagaaattaaaagaacgGGTCAACATCCTCAAAGCCTTATTTTACTGCAAACTAGACTAAACATCAGAAGCAACTCCATTGATCAACAGTGCAAGACCACATAAAACTGTTAAAATGGTGATGTGCCATTCAATCCTAGTTTGCATATAGCACGATACTCTTAACACCAAGTGTCCATCAGTTATGCATCATTAAACCTTGAGTTTAACAGAGTTAAAGCTATGTAATGTTCCTCTGCGATGTTCACTCTGTGCACTGCGAAACAGGAAACAACAATCTATTAGTGGACCTTGTCTCAAACCATGTATTGACTTGCCTTAGACACGATACGAGAGGTAAAAAGACAAGAGGCACCGAACAATTTCATTCCACAGGGGCAATATTGACTGAAGATCACAACATGTTCCCAAACCCCTCTCTATATACGTGGTTATCTCCTTTATCAGCTCTTCTCCACTTCCCCTCATCGATACCCATTCAGCTCCATATTCAGCTAGAAAATTAACAGACTCAGTTTGCATATAGCAATGGAATAGGATGTAGTGGAAAGAAGCAAACGGCTCTCCCTGAGTTTGAATGTTGGGGAAGAGGTTAGGGAGGATGCAATTATATATCGTAGTCCTTTCTAAGATGATTGCAACAAGGATCCTCCCTTTGGACCCTTTCTCCCAAGAGATTTAGTTGTTCATAAAAAGCCTAAAATAATAAGAGCCAGATCTAagaaaactacaacaacaacaacaacaacaaacccagtgtattcccacctagtggggtctgggggggtaagatgtacgcagtccatacctctacctctacctctgataaagtagaaaggctgtttccgatagacccccgactcaagacacgagataccacacaaacacatagtaaagcacagaagcagattacataacataaatacggcacccataagtaatataaaacagaggaaagcaaaggaaagcacacagattcgtaataaaacatggaacacggaagacggaatcataacagaaataaaacccccaccaagtaattccctacactagcgacccaaactggccctaatcctctgccgaaattcgcgccctccagaccttcctatctagggtcatgtcctcggtgagctgtaactgtttcatgtcccgcctaatcacctcgccccagtacttcttcggcctacccctaccccgcctaaaaccatccaacgctagcctctcgcacctacggaccggggcatccatgcccctcctcttcacgtgtccgaaccatctcaatc
The Capsicum annuum cultivar UCD-10X-F1 chromosome 6, UCD10Xv1.1, whole genome shotgun sequence DNA segment above includes these coding regions:
- the LOC107873215 gene encoding probably inactive leucine-rich repeat receptor-like protein kinase IMK2, which encodes MGDQESVFSSCIERYPFRVNKFLTRQGGAAGRCIISGEKWDIEAGVSRCSKRFFLFAQLFLLFQLLISGIQPTSGEVWDGIIITAADFQALQAFKQELVDPRGFLRSWNDSGFGACSGGWLGIKCAQGQVIVIQLPWRGLGGRITEKIGQFQSLRKLSLHDNVIGGSIPSNLGLIPNLRGLQLFNNRFSGSIPASLGLCPLLQTIDLSNNSLSGTIPATLVNSTKLYRLNLSHNSVSGSIPTSLTQSPSLIFLDLQYNNLSGPIPDSWDGNGKNLFQLLSLKLDHNSFSGSIPASLGKLNELFELTLSHNQMTGVIPSDIGGLSRLRTLDLSYNAINGSFSDSFLNLSSLMVLNLESNQLDNQIPAAINNLQKLSTLNLRSNHFSGDIPVTIGNIFALRQLDLAHNNLSEEIPASLDNLTNLSDFNVSYNNLSGPVPTHLARRFNSSAFVGNLQLCGYSVSNPCQISPAPSPETPKRRGHKLSTKDIILIAGGALLIILALLCCILLCCLIRKRSVAKAGKDGQATSREAAAARGEKGVLPTAGEVEAAGDTGGKLVHFDGPIVFTADDLLCATAEIMGKSTYGTVYKATLEDGDQVAVKRLREKITRGQREFENEVNILGKIRHPNLLALRAYYMGPKGEKLLVFDYMPKGSLATFLHARGPDTPIDWATRMRIAKGTSRGLLFLHTNVNIIHGNLTSSNVLLDDNTNAKIADYGLSRLMTAAANANVIATAGALGYRAPELSKLKKANTKTDAYSLGVIILELLTGKSPGEAMNGVDLPQWVASIVKEEWTNEVFDLELMRDASVIGDELLNTLKLALHCVDPSPSARPEVQQVLQQLEEIRPETATSSGGDSAAAASVSDD